One Sphingomonas sp. LHG3406-1 genomic window carries:
- a CDS encoding peroxiredoxin: protein MTINVGDRLPDMPLVLATSEGPRPTTTTDYFGGKRVALFAVPGAYTPTCSAKHLPSYVEKAGDLKGKGVDEIACTSVNDAFVMAAWNKDQGSEDITMIADGNGQLAQALGLTMDGSAFGMGSVRSQRYSMIVNDGVVEQLNVEAPGEYKASSAETLLEQL, encoded by the coding sequence ATGACCATCAACGTCGGCGACCGCCTTCCCGACATGCCGCTCGTGCTCGCGACCAGCGAGGGCCCGCGGCCGACCACCACGACCGATTATTTCGGCGGCAAGCGTGTCGCCCTGTTCGCCGTTCCGGGCGCCTACACGCCGACCTGCTCGGCCAAGCACCTGCCCTCCTATGTGGAGAAGGCCGGGGACCTGAAAGGCAAGGGCGTCGACGAGATCGCCTGCACCAGCGTCAACGACGCCTTCGTCATGGCTGCCTGGAACAAGGATCAGGGCAGCGAGGACATCACCATGATCGCCGACGGCAACGGCCAGCTGGCGCAGGCGCTCGGCCTCACCATGGACGGCTCGGCCTTCGGCATGGGCTCTGTCCGCTCGCAGCGTTATTCGATGATCGTCAACGACGGAGTCGTCGAGCAGCTGAACGTCGAGGCGCCGGGCGAATACAAGGCGTCGAGCGCCGAAACCCTGCTCGAGCAGCTGTAA
- a CDS encoding MarR family winged helix-turn-helix transcriptional regulator yields the protein MEQLAWEIGETSHALRRAFDRRAAELGITRAQWRVLAHLDHQPGQRQVELADRMDIEPITLCRIVDKLEEAKLVERRRDPEDRRAWRLHLCESALPLVERLHALAADFSADVFGNLEPADLEKARTLLAQIRANLNGVAPRDRASA from the coding sequence ATGGAACAGTTAGCCTGGGAAATTGGCGAGACCAGTCACGCGCTGCGCCGAGCCTTCGACCGGCGAGCGGCGGAGCTCGGAATCACGCGTGCGCAATGGCGCGTGCTCGCCCATCTTGATCACCAGCCCGGCCAGCGCCAGGTCGAGCTCGCGGACCGCATGGACATCGAGCCGATCACGCTCTGCCGGATCGTCGACAAGCTGGAGGAAGCGAAGCTGGTCGAGCGCCGCCGCGATCCCGAGGATCGGCGCGCCTGGCGGCTGCATTTGTGCGAGAGCGCCCTGCCGCTGGTGGAGCGTCTGCATGCCCTGGCCGCCGACTTTTCCGCCGACGTGTTCGGCAATCTTGAACCCGCGGATCTCGAGAAGGCGCGCACCCTTCTCGCGCAGATCCGCGCCAATCTGAACGGCGTAGCGCCGCGTGACAGGGCTTCGGCATGA
- a CDS encoding M2 family metallopeptidase, which yields MKLAASVSILALALAGCATTGSSPASSGAALDQASAAAGASDTASASRTPEGARQFIARVEKDLFDLSTISSRAQWVNSTYITDDTDALAAYFGTIGTEKGVAYAKEAAEWARVPGLDPDTQRKLNILRGALVLPAPSTEGAATELNNIATGLQSTYGKGRAQLDGKVITGDVAEEAMGELRDPKKTAEVWTSWHNNVGRPMRADYTRMVEIANQGAKELGYDDTGAMWRSQYDMSPQEFSAMYDRLWSEVKPLYDQLHCYTRDRLNAKYGNAVQPKTGPIRADLLGNMWAQEWGNIYDVVAPKGAGDVGYDVTELLKAKKKSPTDMVRIGEGFYTSLGLAPLPETFWTRSQIVRPEGREVVCHASAWDLDNKDDLRIKMCTKVNGDDFVTIHHELGHNYYQRAYNKQPYLYLNGANDGFHEAIGDFIALSVTPEYLVQIGLLDRNKVPDASKDTGLLLRQAMDKVAFLPFGLLVDKWRWGVFDGSITPQQYNAGWNQLRLQYQGITPPTARSEADFDPGAKYHIPGNTPYARYFLARILQFQFYKSACDMAGWKGPLHRCSFYGNKEVGQRLNAMLEMGASKPWPDALQAFTGTREMSGKPMLEYFAPLQRWLEEQNKGRTCGWQQS from the coding sequence ATGAAATTGGCCGCTTCCGTTTCCATTCTCGCCCTTGCCCTTGCCGGTTGTGCAACCACCGGATCGTCACCAGCCTCCTCCGGTGCGGCGCTCGACCAAGCTTCCGCTGCCGCTGGCGCGAGCGACACCGCAAGCGCGTCCCGTACGCCGGAAGGCGCGCGCCAGTTCATCGCGCGGGTCGAGAAGGACCTGTTCGACCTGTCGACCATCTCGTCGCGCGCGCAGTGGGTGAACTCGACATACATCACCGACGACACCGATGCGCTCGCCGCCTATTTCGGCACCATCGGTACCGAAAAGGGCGTCGCTTACGCCAAGGAAGCGGCCGAATGGGCGCGGGTGCCGGGCCTCGATCCGGACACGCAGCGCAAACTGAACATCCTGCGCGGCGCGCTGGTCCTTCCCGCGCCCTCGACCGAAGGCGCGGCGACGGAACTCAACAATATCGCCACCGGCCTCCAGTCGACCTACGGCAAGGGCCGCGCCCAGCTGGACGGCAAGGTCATCACTGGCGACGTCGCCGAGGAAGCGATGGGTGAGCTTCGCGATCCGAAGAAGACCGCCGAAGTCTGGACCAGCTGGCACAACAATGTCGGCCGACCGATGCGGGCCGACTATACCCGCATGGTCGAAATCGCGAACCAGGGCGCCAAGGAGCTCGGCTACGACGACACCGGCGCCATGTGGCGCAGCCAGTATGACATGAGCCCGCAGGAATTCTCGGCCATGTACGACCGGCTGTGGAGCGAGGTGAAGCCGCTCTACGACCAGCTCCACTGCTACACCCGCGACCGGCTGAACGCGAAATACGGCAATGCCGTCCAGCCCAAGACCGGCCCGATCCGCGCCGACCTGCTCGGCAACATGTGGGCGCAGGAATGGGGCAACATCTACGACGTGGTGGCACCCAAGGGGGCAGGCGACGTCGGCTATGACGTGACCGAGCTGCTCAAGGCCAAGAAGAAGAGCCCGACCGACATGGTCAGGATCGGCGAGGGCTTCTACACCTCGCTGGGCCTCGCACCGCTTCCGGAGACCTTCTGGACCCGCAGCCAGATCGTCCGCCCGGAAGGCCGCGAGGTGGTCTGCCACGCTTCGGCCTGGGACCTCGACAACAAGGACGACCTGCGCATCAAGATGTGCACCAAGGTCAATGGCGACGACTTCGTCACCATCCACCACGAGCTTGGCCACAATTATTACCAGCGGGCCTACAACAAGCAGCCCTATCTCTACCTCAATGGCGCCAACGACGGCTTCCACGAGGCGATCGGCGACTTCATCGCGTTGTCGGTGACTCCGGAATATCTCGTCCAGATCGGCCTGCTCGACCGCAACAAGGTGCCGGACGCGAGCAAGGACACCGGCCTGCTGCTGCGCCAGGCGATGGACAAGGTCGCGTTCCTGCCGTTCGGCCTGCTGGTCGACAAGTGGCGCTGGGGCGTGTTCGACGGCTCGATCACCCCGCAGCAGTACAATGCCGGCTGGAACCAGCTGCGGCTGCAATATCAGGGCATCACGCCGCCGACCGCACGGAGCGAGGCCGACTTCGATCCGGGCGCGAAGTACCACATCCCGGGCAACACGCCCTATGCCCGCTACTTCCTTGCCCGCATCCTGCAGTTCCAGTTCTACAAGTCGGCCTGCGACATGGCCGGGTGGAAGGGCCCGCTCCATCGCTGCTCCTTCTACGGCAACAAGGAAGTCGGCCAGCGGCTGAACGCCATGCTGGAGATGGGCGCGAGCAAGCCCTGGCCGGACGCGCTCCAAGCCTTCACCGGCACCCGCGAGATGAGCGGCAAACCGATGCTCGAGTATTTCGCCCCGCTGCAGCGCTGGCTGGAGGAGCAGAACAAGGGCAGGACGTGCGGCTGGCAGCAGTCCTGA
- the map gene encoding type I methionyl aminopeptidase — protein sequence MTQYVTVTADDRSEARSGVIKLHGPDGFAGMRAAGRLAAEILDALVPIVVPGVTTQEIDAFVYRMMREAGAVPATLGYRGYTHSCCTSINHVVCHGIPGDRPLKDGDIVNIDVTPILDGWHGDSSRMYLVGDVGVKARRLVDNTYECLMIGLEQARPGNRLGDISAAIQRHAEKNRYSVVRDFCGHGLGRLFHDSPEVVHVGRPGTGPELKPGMFFTVEPMINIGRADCKMLDDGWTAVTRDRSLSAQFEHSIGITEDGCEIFTKSPKGLDRPPY from the coding sequence ATGACTCAATATGTGACCGTGACCGCCGACGACCGCAGCGAGGCGCGCAGCGGCGTCATTAAGCTGCATGGGCCCGACGGCTTCGCCGGGATGCGCGCGGCGGGGCGTCTCGCCGCCGAGATCCTCGATGCGCTGGTACCGATCGTCGTGCCCGGCGTGACCACGCAGGAGATCGACGCGTTCGTCTACCGCATGATGCGGGAAGCCGGCGCGGTGCCCGCCACGCTCGGCTATCGCGGCTACACCCACAGCTGCTGCACCTCGATCAACCATGTCGTCTGCCACGGCATTCCGGGCGACCGGCCGCTGAAGGACGGCGACATCGTCAACATCGACGTGACGCCCATCCTCGACGGCTGGCACGGGGACAGCAGCCGCATGTACCTGGTCGGCGACGTCGGCGTGAAGGCGCGGCGGCTGGTCGACAACACCTACGAATGCCTGATGATCGGGCTGGAGCAGGCCAGGCCCGGGAACCGCCTCGGCGACATCAGCGCCGCCATCCAGCGTCATGCCGAGAAGAATCGCTATTCGGTCGTCCGCGACTTCTGCGGCCACGGCCTCGGCCGGCTGTTCCACGACAGCCCGGAAGTGGTCCATGTCGGCCGTCCCGGCACCGGTCCCGAGCTCAAGCCCGGCATGTTCTTCACCGTCGAGCCGATGATCAACATCGGCCGCGCCGACTGCAAGATGCTCGACGACGGCTGGACCGCCGTCACTCGCGACCGCTCGCTGTCGGCCCAGTTCGAACACTCGATCGGCATCACCGAAGACGGCTGCGAGATCTTCACGAAGAGCCCCAAGGGGCTGGACCGGCCGCCTTACTGA
- a CDS encoding HlyD family secretion protein gives MNQQTRIEAAEAATAPEELGAVEADSQPKAPNKARRIALMLLVPLLLILGGGWMWWSGQGEVETDNAQVKQDITSVGAQVGGPIAQVFVKEGQRVEAGQLLFRIDPEPYRVALLQAEAQLAQAQLAERQVVTQAAGTGADISGAQAQLTITERALSRQAELLQRGFTTRVRYDEALADVEQARTALADARARAANARAAIAPTGDQPGEQAARAAIASARLNLSRTEVRAPTAGVVANTERLLPGQQAVPGIGLLSLVASGDTWIEANFKEGDLARMVPGQRAHIEIDAYPGLDLTGRVASIGAGTGSEFAILPAQNANGNWVKVTQRVPVRIRFDGKPAKPMIAGLSATVTVDVE, from the coding sequence ATGAACCAGCAGACCAGGATCGAGGCGGCCGAGGCCGCCACCGCACCGGAGGAACTCGGCGCCGTCGAGGCCGATTCGCAACCCAAGGCTCCGAACAAGGCCCGGCGCATTGCGCTGATGCTGCTCGTGCCGCTTCTGCTCATTCTGGGTGGCGGCTGGATGTGGTGGTCGGGGCAGGGCGAGGTCGAGACCGACAACGCCCAGGTGAAGCAGGACATCACCAGCGTCGGCGCGCAGGTCGGCGGGCCGATCGCGCAGGTCTTCGTCAAGGAGGGCCAGCGGGTGGAGGCCGGACAATTACTGTTCCGCATCGATCCCGAGCCCTATCGTGTCGCCTTGCTCCAGGCCGAAGCGCAGCTCGCGCAGGCGCAGCTTGCCGAGCGGCAGGTGGTCACGCAGGCGGCCGGCACCGGCGCGGACATCAGCGGCGCGCAGGCCCAGCTGACCATCACCGAGCGCGCCCTCTCGCGTCAGGCCGAACTGCTGCAGCGCGGCTTCACCACCCGTGTGCGCTATGACGAGGCGCTGGCGGACGTCGAGCAGGCGCGCACCGCCCTGGCCGATGCCCGGGCCCGCGCCGCCAACGCCCGGGCCGCGATCGCGCCGACCGGCGACCAGCCGGGCGAGCAGGCCGCCCGCGCCGCCATCGCCAGCGCCCGCCTCAACCTCAGCCGTACCGAGGTGCGCGCGCCGACTGCCGGCGTGGTCGCCAACACCGAGCGGCTGCTGCCCGGCCAGCAGGCTGTTCCCGGCATCGGCCTCCTCAGCCTGGTCGCGTCGGGCGACACCTGGATCGAGGCCAACTTCAAGGAAGGCGACCTTGCCCGCATGGTCCCGGGGCAGCGCGCGCACATCGAGATCGACGCTTATCCGGGCCTCGATCTCACCGGCCGGGTCGCCAGCATCGGCGCCGGCACCGGCAGCGAGTTCGCCATCCTTCCGGCGCAGAATGCCAATGGCAACTGGGTCAAGGTGACCCAGCGCGTCCCCGTCCGGATCCGCTTCGACGGCAAGCCCGCCAAGCCGATGATCGCCGGGCTGAGCGCCACGGTCACGGTCGATGTTGAGTGA
- a CDS encoding SDR family oxidoreductase, which yields MKLKPLSDQVMVNVGASSGIGLATARRAAAAGARVVLAARNSDALDEAVVAIRNKGGEATALDLDIADEGSAERLLAYALDRYGRVDTWVNDAAAAIFARVEDVSLAEHRRVFDVGYFGLVDASLVAIGHLRKEGGALINIGSVLSNRAIPLQGPYCAMKAAVMQFTDALRMELEQEGAPISVTLIKPAAIDTMYPEHARNKLDRHARLPQPLYDAELVAKAICFAAQTPRRTLVVGGGGLALTTLAPALPRLADKGMVLVGGEASQTTDVPPAPGTSDNLFEPRRDGRVEGNQEPFKRRTSLYLEAQMHPYATAAVLSSMAAGALFLWAREESRDIGTEEAKRRIRAAGMS from the coding sequence GTGAAGCTCAAACCCCTTTCGGACCAGGTGATGGTCAACGTGGGCGCGTCCAGCGGCATTGGTCTCGCTACCGCCCGGCGCGCCGCTGCGGCGGGCGCCCGGGTCGTGCTCGCCGCCCGCAATTCCGATGCACTCGACGAAGCGGTGGTCGCCATCCGCAACAAGGGCGGTGAGGCGACCGCGCTCGACCTCGACATCGCCGACGAGGGCTCGGCCGAACGGCTGCTCGCCTATGCGCTCGATCGCTATGGGCGGGTCGACACCTGGGTGAATGACGCCGCGGCCGCCATCTTCGCGCGGGTCGAGGACGTCAGCCTGGCCGAACACCGGCGCGTATTCGACGTCGGCTATTTCGGGCTGGTCGACGCCAGCCTCGTCGCCATCGGGCATCTGCGCAAGGAGGGGGGCGCGCTGATCAACATCGGTTCGGTCCTGTCCAATCGCGCCATTCCCCTGCAGGGACCCTATTGCGCGATGAAGGCGGCGGTGATGCAGTTCACCGACGCGTTGCGGATGGAGCTCGAGCAGGAAGGCGCGCCGATCAGCGTGACCCTGATCAAGCCGGCGGCGATTGACACCATGTATCCCGAGCATGCCCGCAACAAGCTGGACCGGCATGCCCGGCTACCCCAGCCGCTCTACGATGCCGAGCTGGTCGCCAAGGCCATCTGTTTCGCCGCGCAGACGCCGCGCCGAACGCTGGTCGTGGGCGGCGGCGGCCTTGCCCTTACCACCCTGGCCCCGGCCCTGCCCCGGCTCGCCGACAAGGGCATGGTGCTGGTCGGCGGCGAGGCAAGCCAGACCACCGACGTGCCCCCCGCTCCCGGCACTAGCGACAATCTGTTCGAGCCGCGCCGCGACGGACGGGTCGAGGGCAACCAGGAGCCGTTCAAGCGCAGGACGTCTTTGTACCTCGAAGCCCAGATGCACCCTTATGCGACGGCTGCGGTATTGAGCTCGATGGCGGCGGGCGCGCTGTTCCTGTGGGCCCGCGAAGAGAGCCGTGACATCGGGACGGAAGAAGCCAAGCGCCGGATCAGGGCGGCGGGCATGAGCTGA
- a CDS encoding phosphocholine cytidylyltransferase family protein, translating into MRQAIILSAGQGSRLGHLTSDRPKCLIEFGGRTLLDRQLDTLAGAGIERAIVVTGFRDDQIEAALERRRQKGEGPEVRTIFNPFYKVADNTGSLYMAREALSGDTLVWNGDTMVSPALMARVVANDRPGICVTIDRKEEGYDADDMKVVEEGGRLRAIGKRLADGDGVNAESIGLLAFRAGGAERFRAAIEEAMRSPEGTQIWYLRVIHHLAQGSDVWTLSIEGEEWGEVDFPDDVAAAEELVRGW; encoded by the coding sequence ATGCGCCAGGCAATCATTCTCTCCGCCGGCCAGGGCTCCCGGCTCGGCCATCTCACCAGCGACCGGCCCAAGTGCCTGATCGAGTTCGGCGGGCGGACCCTGCTCGACCGGCAGCTCGACACGCTTGCCGGGGCGGGCATCGAACGCGCCATCGTGGTGACCGGCTTTCGCGACGACCAGATCGAGGCCGCGCTGGAGCGGCGGCGACAGAAAGGGGAGGGGCCCGAGGTCCGGACCATCTTCAACCCCTTCTACAAGGTCGCGGACAATACGGGCTCGCTCTACATGGCGCGCGAGGCACTGAGCGGTGACACTCTGGTCTGGAACGGCGACACGATGGTCTCGCCGGCGCTGATGGCCAGGGTGGTGGCGAACGACCGGCCGGGCATCTGCGTCACCATCGACCGCAAGGAAGAGGGCTACGATGCCGACGACATGAAGGTGGTCGAGGAGGGCGGACGCCTGCGCGCCATCGGCAAGCGGCTGGCGGATGGCGACGGCGTCAACGCCGAGAGCATCGGCCTGCTCGCCTTCCGCGCCGGCGGGGCCGAGCGTTTCCGCGCCGCCATCGAGGAAGCGATGCGATCGCCCGAGGGCACGCAGATCTGGTACCTTCGCGTCATCCACCATCTTGCGCAGGGGAGCGACGTCTGGACCCTGTCCATCGAGGGCGAGGAATGGGGCGAGGTCGACTTTCCCGACGATGTCGCCGCGGCGGAAGAGCTGGTGAGGGGATGGTAG
- a CDS encoding DUF4440 domain-containing protein, giving the protein MEDERIWAMEEKLWHGGEEVYERLVDENVVMSLPAEPFIFSRDEAKAAVKDTPRWEEVRFSDQRVNRPEEGLIVIGYQVEAKRGDETYRCFASSTMMRRGHEDWTVVHHSQVVPPKVAVENA; this is encoded by the coding sequence ATGGAAGACGAACGGATCTGGGCGATGGAAGAAAAGCTCTGGCACGGCGGCGAGGAGGTCTACGAGCGGCTGGTCGACGAGAATGTCGTCATGTCGCTTCCGGCCGAGCCCTTCATTTTCTCGCGCGACGAAGCGAAGGCCGCGGTCAAGGACACGCCACGCTGGGAGGAAGTGCGCTTCTCGGACCAGCGCGTGAACCGCCCGGAGGAAGGGCTGATCGTGATCGGCTACCAGGTCGAGGCGAAGCGCGGCGACGAGACCTATCGCTGCTTTGCAAGCTCCACCATGATGCGCCGCGGGCACGAGGACTGGACCGTGGTCCACCACAGCCAGGTCGTCCCGCCCAAGGTCGCGGTCGAGAACGCCTGA
- a CDS encoding DHA2 family efflux MFS transporter permease subunit yields the protein MSNTAATPLDPARHALVTTALMLAVLMQVLDTTIANVALPHMQANLGATQESINWVLTSYIVASAIAIPIAGWLSERVGRRRLMLWSVVGFTAASLLCAIATSLPEMVAFRVIQGLTGAFLVPLAQATMFDINPPAKHAQAMALFGGGIMIGPIMGPVLGGWLTDSFDWRWVFIVNLPVGVLAAVMLWRTMPESPTTRRRFDLAGFALLAVALGALQMFLDRGESQDWFESWEIMIEAGLAIAFLWMFAVHTLTSRAPIFEKAMFADRNFAIGFLFMAVTGVLLLAGLALLPPLLQRLYGYSVLQSGILTAPRGVGTLISMLVAGRLVGKIDSRLLVVIGLVLMSTSLWMMTGFALDMPAGPIVWSGVVQGLGIGLIFVVMQSLAFATLEPRLRTAAASLLNLARNIGGSIGIAIVGSQLVRMTQVAHADIASNVTASTIPSLDPGLLERIGQQGDLALAVINAEVTRQALFIAYLDDFWLMMWVTLAALPLVLLMREAKAPQGGPTAHAMAD from the coding sequence ATGAGCAACACCGCCGCCACGCCCCTCGACCCGGCTCGCCACGCCCTCGTCACCACCGCGCTCATGCTGGCGGTGCTGATGCAGGTGCTCGACACGACCATCGCCAATGTCGCGCTGCCACACATGCAGGCGAACCTCGGGGCGACGCAGGAAAGCATCAACTGGGTGCTGACCAGCTATATCGTCGCCTCCGCCATTGCCATTCCGATTGCCGGCTGGCTGTCCGAGCGCGTGGGACGGCGGAGGCTGATGCTGTGGTCGGTGGTCGGCTTTACTGCCGCCAGCCTGCTCTGCGCCATCGCCACCTCGCTCCCCGAGATGGTCGCCTTCCGCGTCATCCAGGGTCTGACTGGCGCCTTTCTCGTGCCGCTGGCGCAGGCGACCATGTTCGACATCAACCCGCCCGCCAAGCATGCCCAGGCGATGGCCCTGTTCGGCGGCGGGATCATGATCGGGCCGATCATGGGTCCGGTGCTGGGCGGCTGGCTGACCGACAGCTTCGACTGGCGCTGGGTGTTCATCGTCAACCTGCCGGTCGGGGTCCTCGCCGCCGTCATGCTGTGGCGGACCATGCCGGAAAGCCCGACCACGCGGCGGCGCTTCGACCTGGCCGGATTCGCCCTGCTCGCCGTGGCCCTTGGCGCGCTGCAGATGTTCCTCGACCGCGGCGAAAGCCAGGACTGGTTCGAAAGCTGGGAGATCATGATCGAGGCGGGGCTCGCCATCGCATTCTTGTGGATGTTCGCCGTCCACACGCTGACGTCACGCGCGCCAATCTTCGAAAAGGCCATGTTCGCCGACCGCAACTTCGCGATCGGCTTCCTCTTCATGGCGGTGACCGGCGTACTGCTTCTGGCCGGCCTCGCCCTCCTGCCGCCGCTGCTCCAGCGCCTCTACGGCTATTCGGTGCTCCAGTCGGGCATCCTGACCGCGCCGCGCGGCGTGGGCACGCTCATCTCCATGCTGGTCGCCGGGCGGCTGGTCGGAAAGATCGACAGCCGGCTGCTGGTGGTGATCGGTCTCGTGCTGATGAGCACCAGCCTGTGGATGATGACCGGCTTCGCGCTCGACATGCCCGCCGGGCCGATCGTCTGGTCGGGCGTGGTGCAGGGGCTTGGTATCGGCCTCATCTTCGTCGTCATGCAGAGCCTCGCCTTCGCGACGCTCGAGCCTCGCCTGCGTACCGCCGCCGCGTCCCTGCTCAACCTCGCCCGCAACATCGGCGGGTCGATCGGCATCGCCATCGTCGGCTCGCAGCTGGTTCGGATGACGCAGGTCGCCCATGCCGACATCGCCAGCAACGTCACCGCAAGTACCATCCCGTCGCTCGATCCCGGCCTGCTCGAGCGGATCGGGCAGCAGGGTGATCTCGCGCTTGCGGTGATCAATGCGGAGGTGACGAGGCAGGCCCTGTTCATCGCCTATCTCGACGATTTTTGGCTGATGATGTGGGTGACGCTGGCGGCGCTGCCGCTGGTTCTGCTGATGCGGGAAGCCAAGGCGCCGCAGGGAGGGCCGACGGCGCATGCGATGGCGGACTGA
- a CDS encoding P-II family nitrogen regulator, translating into MKKVEAIIKPFKLDDVKDALHEVGVSGMTVTEVKGFGRQKGHTELYRGAEYVIDFLPKVKVEVVVEDSLADRTVEAIANAARTGRIGDGKIFVSAIEQAIRIRTGDEGPDAI; encoded by the coding sequence GTGAAGAAGGTCGAAGCGATCATCAAGCCGTTCAAGCTGGACGACGTGAAGGACGCCCTCCACGAGGTCGGGGTGAGCGGGATGACCGTCACCGAAGTCAAGGGCTTCGGCCGCCAGAAGGGCCACACCGAACTCTATCGCGGCGCCGAATATGTCATCGACTTTCTGCCCAAGGTGAAGGTCGAGGTGGTCGTCGAGGACAGCCTCGCCGACCGCACTGTCGAGGCCATCGCCAATGCCGCCCGCACGGGCCGGATCGGCGACGGAAAGATCTTCGTCTCGGCAATCGAGCAGGCCATCCGCATCCGCACCGGCGACGAGGGTCCGGATGCGATCTAG
- a CDS encoding helix-turn-helix domain-containing protein, with protein MTASDPRLASMSPDELRRHMRALGYRTQNELANAIGVSRSAVSLWLEGKVGVPRPVAMLLRMLVAAQRRAY; from the coding sequence ATGACCGCCTCGGATCCCCGCCTCGCCTCCATGTCGCCGGACGAGCTGCGCCGCCACATGCGCGCGCTCGGCTATCGCACCCAGAACGAACTGGCCAACGCCATCGGCGTCAGCCGCTCGGCGGTCAGCCTCTGGCTCGAAGGAAAGGTGGGCGTGCCACGGCCCGTCGCGATGCTGCTGCGGATGCTCGTCGCGGCCCAGCGCCGGGCCTATTAG
- a CDS encoding alpha/beta hydrolase: MTSIAIRHWTAADGTELAFHETGEGRPLILVHGLFSDARMNWIKFGHAERIAAAGFRLIMPDLRAHGESGKPHDPACYPAGVLGQDLAELIAHLGLTDYDLGGFSLGSRTVVHGIARGLKPRRAILSGMGLEGLLGWEKRHQFFIEAFDKYDEAVRGDRHWFAIQFMKSQKVDRVATRLLLESNSAVDEAMLAAFTMPTLVLCGADDHDNGSAPALADALPDADYVEIPGTHTTSVTQKALGEAIVSFLTEE, encoded by the coding sequence ATGACCAGCATTGCCATCCGTCACTGGACCGCCGCCGACGGCACCGAGCTCGCCTTTCACGAGACGGGGGAGGGCAGGCCGCTGATCCTCGTCCACGGGCTCTTTTCCGACGCACGCATGAACTGGATCAAGTTCGGCCATGCCGAGCGGATCGCGGCGGCGGGCTTCCGGCTGATCATGCCCGACCTGCGCGCGCACGGCGAAAGCGGCAAGCCGCACGATCCCGCCTGCTATCCCGCGGGCGTCCTCGGCCAAGACCTTGCCGAACTGATCGCGCACCTTGGGCTGACCGATTACGACCTCGGCGGCTTTTCGCTTGGCAGCCGGACCGTGGTGCACGGCATTGCCCGGGGGTTGAAGCCCCGCCGGGCCATCCTCTCCGGCATGGGGCTGGAAGGCCTGCTCGGGTGGGAGAAGAGGCATCAGTTCTTCATCGAGGCCTTCGACAAGTATGACGAGGCGGTGCGCGGCGACCGGCACTGGTTCGCCATCCAGTTCATGAAGAGCCAGAAGGTCGACCGCGTCGCCACCCGCCTGCTGCTGGAAAGCAACTCGGCCGTCGACGAGGCGATGCTGGCGGCGTTCACCATGCCGACCCTGGTCCTGTGCGGCGCCGACGATCACGACAATGGCTCGGCCCCGGCTCTCGCCGACGCGCTGCCCGACGCCGATTATGTCGAGATCCCCGGCACGCACACCACCTCGGTGACGCAGAAGGCGCTCGGCGAAGCCATCGTCAGCTTCTTGACGGAGGAGTGA
- a CDS encoding molybdopterin-binding protein, with protein MTDRIWTAALCIIGDEILSGRTQDRNVAQIATWLNVQGIRLAEVRIVPDVEERIVEAVNQLRARNDYLFTTGGIGPTHDDITVDAIAAALGVEVVVQPDARAILERYYENRGGLTEARLRMARVPEGAELIVNKVSGAPGIRHGNIFILAGVPHITAGMLDALTGTLEGGRPLVSVTIGGMVPESEVADLLRETEKAKEGIAIGSYPFFREGKVGANFVIRSEDIGQAQAVADLLLASMESAGYLVVPGGI; from the coding sequence ATGACCGATCGAATCTGGACCGCCGCACTCTGCATCATCGGGGACGAGATCCTCTCCGGCCGGACGCAGGACAGGAATGTCGCGCAGATCGCGACGTGGCTGAACGTGCAGGGCATCCGCCTTGCCGAAGTGCGCATCGTGCCGGACGTGGAGGAAAGGATCGTCGAAGCCGTCAATCAGTTGCGGGCGCGCAACGATTACCTGTTTACCACCGGCGGCATCGGTCCGACCCACGACGACATCACGGTCGATGCGATCGCGGCCGCGCTTGGGGTGGAGGTCGTCGTCCAGCCCGATGCCCGCGCCATCCTCGAGCGTTATTACGAGAACCGCGGCGGGCTGACCGAAGCGCGGCTGCGGATGGCCCGGGTGCCGGAAGGCGCCGAGCTGATCGTCAACAAGGTATCGGGCGCCCCCGGGATCCGCCACGGCAACATCTTCATCCTCGCCGGCGTGCCGCACATCACAGCCGGCATGCTCGACGCACTGACCGGGACGCTCGAGGGTGGGCGGCCGCTGGTGAGCGTGACGATCGGCGGCATGGTGCCCGAAAGTGAGGTCGCCGACCTGCTGCGCGAGACCGAGAAGGCGAAAGAGGGCATCGCCATCGGGTCCTATCCCTTCTTCCGCGAAGGTAAGGTGGGCGCCAATTTCGTCATCCGTTCGGAAGACATTGGCCAGGCACAGGCCGTCGCCGACCTGCTCCTGGCAAGCATGGAGAGCGCCGGCTATCTGGTCGTGCCCGGCGGCATCTGA